The following proteins are co-located in the Doryrhamphus excisus isolate RoL2022-K1 chromosome 15, RoL_Dexc_1.0, whole genome shotgun sequence genome:
- the LOC131103399 gene encoding medium-chain acyl-CoA ligase ACSF2, mitochondrial-like — MSALISLLWLRPCCQSLRCVDGLKNSTMWRTCSASWLQLCRRLHVDSPPCRPSLTSSYVHGTSTISLLNQTVGQSLEDAAQRWPDREALVFLQNGVRKTFAQFQQDVNKVAAGLLALGLQRGDRLGIWGPNTYEWVLFQFASAKAGIIQVSLNPAYQLKEVEFTLKKVQCKAVVCPSYFKTQRFCDMLRELCPEIDMSQAEAIKSSRLPDLRMVIVTDSRQPGMLHVDDVFQAAESHHYGQLMELHSKISCDEAINIQFTSGTTGNPKGVTLSHHNIVNNAYFLGLRAGYNWRPRVKVCLPVPLYHCFGSVLGGMCMALHGITLVFPSTAYDSQANLEAIHNERCNFIYGTPTMYTDMVSRQDLQKYDFSSVEAGIMAASPCPPELLAKVRANMNMKELMIGYGTTENSPVTFLGFPLDNDELKLHTVGCVMHHVEAKVVDVNTNETVPLGSTGELLIRGSCVMHGYWDEHEKTQEVISQDRWYRTGDIASLTALGYCRIEGRIKDMIIRGGENIYPAEIENFLLSHPKVQDVQVVGVKDERLAEQVCAAIRLKEGQTSTAEEIRAFCKGQISHFKVPHYVIFVDSYPVTASGKVKKNVLKVNMENQLGLEA; from the exons aTGTCAGCGCTCATTTCTTTGTTATGGTTGCGGCCATGTTGTCAAAGTCTCAGATGTGTGGATggacttaaaaacagcacaatgtGGCGGACATGCAGTGCAAGCTGGCTTCAGCTGTGTCG GCGACTCCATGTGGACAGTCCTCCATGTCGACCCTCTCTGACCAGTAGCTATGTCCACGGCACCTCCACCATCTCCCTACTCAACCAGACAGTGGGACAGAGCCTGGAAGATGCTGCGCAGCGCTGGCCTGACCGTGAGGCCTTGGTCTTCCTGCAGAATGGTGTTAGGAAAACGTTTGCACAGTTTCAGCAGGAT GTTAACAAGGTGGCGGCAGGTCTTCTGGCACTGGGCCTGCAGAGAGGGGACCGTCTAGGTATTTGGGGACCCAATACATATGAATGGGTCCTCTTCCAGTTTGCTTCAGCCAAGGCGGGAATCATACAG GTGTCTTTGAACCCAGCCTATCAACTGAAAGAAGTGGAGTTCACTCTTAAAAAG GTCCAGTGTAAAGCTGTGGTGTGTCCCAGCTATTTTAAGACCCAAAGGTTCTGTGACATGCTGCGGGAGCTCTGCCCAGAAATTGACATGTCACAAGCAGAGGCCATCAAGAGCTCCAG GCTACCTGACCTCCGCATGGTGATTGTGACGGACAGCCGTCAGCCAGGCATGCTGCACGTGGATGACGTCTTCCAAGCGGCAGAGAGTCATCACTACGGACAGCTGATGGAGCTCCACAGCAAGATATCATGCGATGAAGCCATTAACATTCAGTTCACCTCT GGCACCACCGGCAATCCAAAGGGAGTCACGCTATCCCATCACAACATTGTCAATAATGCCTACTTCCTTGGGCTTAGAGCGGGTTACAACTGGAGA CCTCGTGTGAAGGTGTGTTTGCCGGTGCCATTGTACCATTGCTTTGGGTCTGTGTTGGGAGGAATGTGCATGGCTTTGCATGGAATCACACTGGTCTTTCCTTCCACTGCCTATGACAGCCAGGCCAACCTGGAGGCCATTCACAATGAAAG GTGCAATTTCATCTACGGCACTCCAACCATGTACACAGACATGGTCAGCCGGCAAGATCTACAAAAGTATGATTTTTCATCAGTGGAAGCTG GCATCATGGCAGCTTCCCCATGTCCCCCAGAGCTTCTTGCAAAAGTGAGAgcaaacatgaacatgaaagaGCTTATG ATAGGTTATGGCACAACTGAGAACAGCCCTGTCACATTTCTGGGATTCCCACTTGACAATGACGAGCTGAAATTGCACACTGTTGGCTGCGTCATGCACCATGttgag GCTAAAGTGGTGGATGTCAACACTAATGAGACAGTACCTCTGGGGAGCACAGGTGAGCTGCTAATCCGAGGCAGCTGTGTGATGCATGGATACTGGGATGAGCATGAGAAAACCCAAGAGGTCATCTCCCAAGACCGCTGGTACAGGACTGG TGACATCGCCAGTCTGACTGCGCTGGGATACTGCCGTATTGAGGGACGCATAAAGGACATGATCATCCGAGGAGGAGAGAACATCTACCCTGCAGAGATAGAGAATTTTCTCCTCTCTCACCCCAAAGTGCAGGATGTGCAG GTGGTTGGAGTGAAAGATGAGAGGCTCGCAGAGCAAGTGTGTGCAGCCATCAGACTAAAGGAAGGGCAAACATCGACTGCAGAGGAGATAAGAGCATTCTGCAAAGGCCAA ATTTCCCACTTCAAAGTTCCTCACTACGTGATCTTTGTGGACAGCTACCCCGTGACTGCATCTGGAAAG gtcAAGAAGAACGTATTGAAGGTGAACATGGAAAACCAACTAGGCCTTGAAGCTTGA